AAAAAAAATATATGGGAGATTTTATCGATTTTATGGAAGATTATAATGATATTAATTTGTCCTTAAAATTTCAGCAGCTTCCAAAGGAAATTCAAGAAAATGAAGATTTAATAAAAGCAATGCGCCATTATGATTATACGGTAAATGTAAAATGGGTAATGGCTCATTACAACGCTGCTGCAAAATATATTGGCGGTAATGATTCTGAATTAAAAGCTACTGGAGGTAGTAATTGGCGAAAATACATGCATCCAAAATATCAACGAAGAATTTTTTACCCATATTTATGGAGCGAAGAGGAATTAAAAAATTGGGGAACATTTTAAAGTAAAATAGTTTGTTTTTAATAAAAATAAAACGATCATTTTTGTCAAATTATTACTCAATTTGATTGACTGATAGAAACATAGATTTATATTAAAAAACCATTTACAAATAGTTAGTAAATGGTTTTTTTTTATTTTGGAACGGTAATTGTCATTACTTTTTTATATGTTTGGTTTAATATGAAAAAGTATACCCTATTATTTTTGACCCTTTTTTTCTTGACAATTACTAACAGTCAAGAAAAATCAGTTGCTTTTAAAAGCGGAGAATTGTTGCGTTATAAAATGAGTTACAGTGGCTTTTTAAGAGCAGGAACTGCCGTTTTAGAAGTAAAAGAAAAAGTACTAAATGGTAAAAAAGTATTTTATACAAAAGGTACTGGTTGGACTTCTGGTATGATAAAATGGTTTTTTAGTGTTGATGATAAATATGAAAGCTATTTTGATAGAGATAGCGTAAAACCGTATCTTTTTAAAAGAAAAATTGACGAAGGTGGTTATAAAAAACACAGAATTACAAGGTTTAATTATGATTCTAATAAGGCATACGTTCAAGATTTTACAATGCAAAAAGATACTTCTGTTTCTTTTTCTAATGTGCAAGACATCCTTTCTTCATTCTATTATTTAAGAAATAAAGATGTTAAAAACATGAATAAAGGAGAAGAAATTGCTATAGATATGTTTTTAGATTCTCAGGTATATCCTTTTAAGTTGCGTTTTATAGGAAGAGAAACGTTAAGAACAAAATTCGGTAAAATTAAAACCCTTATTTTTAGACCGTTAGTTCAGTCTGGTCGAGTTTTTAAAGCGCAAGAGAGTGTTACTTTGTGGATTACAGATGATGCTAATAAAATTCCTATTAAAATGAAAGCAGATTTAGCAGTTGGTTCTTTAAGAGCAGAATTAGAGTCTTATAATGGATTAGCGAATCCTTTTATCAAAAATTAGGAAATTTTTAACGAAACCGATATCGGAAGTTCATGGAGATAGACACCTAAAAAAACTTTTTTATTTGTACTTTTGAAGCTACATTCAATAGCACATATTTTTGAAAAAAATAATCCTCCTTTTAGTTTTAATTACCTCGTTTTCATCTTGTAAAAAAGATGTTAAAAAACCCATAATAGTACCTAAAAAAGTAAAACCTAAACCTGTTTATAAATTTGGGTATAAAATAGATGATTATAAAGTAATACAAGATACTATTAGAAGAGGCGAAAGTTTTGGCGCTATTTTAGATAGGCATCATGTAGGTTACCCAAAAATTAGTAAAATTACTACTTCTATAAAAGATGTTTTTGATGTTAGAAGATTAAGAACAGGAAAACCTTATGTAATTTTATCTAGTAAAGATTCTTTAGAAGAAGCCAAGGTTTTTATTTACAAGGATAATTTAATTAACGCTACAGTTATAGATTTTAAAGATTCTATAATAGATGCACACACTTATGTTCAGCCAATAAAAACAGTAGAGAAAATTGTAGAAGGAGAAATTCATTCTAATCTTTCTAACGCAATGGATAGTTTGCATTTATCTGCAAATTTAACCTATGCAGTTGCAGATATTTATGCTTGGACTTTAGATTTTTACAAACTACAGAAAGGAGATACTTTTAAACTTATCTTTGAGGAGAAATATATAAAAGACTCTCTTTTTGCAGGATATGGAGAAATTAAATCGGCAATATTTAATCATAAAGGACAAGATTTATATGCATTTAAATATATGTCAGATTCTATAAAAGGAATTTCGGAGTATTATGATGAAAACGGTAATATGCTTCGTAGTCAGTTTTTAAAATCACCTATAAAGTTTCAGTATAGAATTTCTTCTAGATACAATTTAAGAAGAAGAATTGCATATTACGGCAATAAAATAAGACCACATAAGGGTACCGATTTTGCAGCCAAAATTGGAACACCTATTTTAGCAACAGCTAGCGGTACCGTTTCTGAGTCTGCAAGAAGAGGCGGTAATGGTAATTATGTAAAAATTAAACATAATAGCACCTATTCTACACAGTATTTACACATGAAAAAACGTAAAGTTAAAAAAGGCGACTACGTAAAACAAGGGGATGTAATTGGTTGGGTAGGAATGACAGGTAACACAGGTGGGCCACATGTATGTTATCGTTTTTGGAAACATGGCAAGCAAGTAGATCCTTTTAAAGAGAAGTTACCTTCTGCAGAACCTTTAAAGAAAAGTTTAAAACCTCAATATTTAGAGTTTATTAAACCGCTTAAATATCAATTAGAAAACAAAGTACTTCCGGTTAAAGAACCAGAAGTTATAGAAAAAATAGCACAAAATTAAAATAAAATGGCTTTAAAAAACATCAACCCAACTACAACAAATGCTTGGACAGCATTAACAAATCATTTTAACGATATTAAAAATATCCAGATTAAAGATTTAGATAAAGATGCAAACAGAAAAGAAGATTTTTCTTTAGAATTTGATGATTTATTGGTAGATTTTTCTAAAAATAGAGTAACTAAAGAAACCATTAGTTTACTACTGGATTTAGCAAATGAGGTAGATTTAAAAGATGCCATAGAAAAGCAATTTGCTGGTGATGTTATTAATGTAACTGAAGGTAGAGAAGTTTTACATACTGCGCTAAGAAGTACTTCTGATGAACCTGTTTTGGTTGATGGAAAAAATGTGAAACCACAAATACAAGCCGCTTTAAGAAAAATTAAAAGCTTTTCTAACAAAGTTATTTCTGGTAAATGGAAAGGATATACAGGAAAATCTATTACAGATATTGTAAATATTGGTATTGGAGGTTCAGATTTAGGACCAGACATGGTTGTAGAAGCTTTAAAGTTTTATAAAAACCAACTAACACCTCATTTTGTATCTAATGTAGATGGAGATCATGTTTCTGAAATTATGAAAACATTAAATCCAGAAACAACCTTATTTGTAATTGTATCTAAAACATTTACAACACAAGAAACCATTACCAACGCAGAAACGCTTAAAAATTGGTTTTTAAAATCGGCAACTATTTTTGATATTCCAAAGCATTTTGTGGCAGTTTCTACAAATCTAGAGGCAGTAGATAGTTTTGGTATCGATAAAAGTAACGTTTTTCCTATGTGGAACTGGGTTGGAGGTCGTTTTTCACTTTGGTCTGGAGTAGGTTTGTCTATTAGTTTGTCAGTAGGTTTCGATAACTATAAAGAGCTTTTAGAAGGCGCAGAAGAAATGGATCTTCATTTTAAAAATGTAGATTTCGATAAAAACATTCCAGTAATTTTAGCATTGTTAAGTATCTG
The nucleotide sequence above comes from Polaribacter butkevichii. Encoded proteins:
- a CDS encoding DUF3108 domain-containing protein — translated: MKKYTLLFLTLFFLTITNSQEKSVAFKSGELLRYKMSYSGFLRAGTAVLEVKEKVLNGKKVFYTKGTGWTSGMIKWFFSVDDKYESYFDRDSVKPYLFKRKIDEGGYKKHRITRFNYDSNKAYVQDFTMQKDTSVSFSNVQDILSSFYYLRNKDVKNMNKGEEIAIDMFLDSQVYPFKLRFIGRETLRTKFGKIKTLIFRPLVQSGRVFKAQESVTLWITDDANKIPIKMKADLAVGSLRAELESYNGLANPFIKN
- a CDS encoding peptidoglycan DD-metalloendopeptidase family protein, producing MKKIILLLVLITSFSSCKKDVKKPIIVPKKVKPKPVYKFGYKIDDYKVIQDTIRRGESFGAILDRHHVGYPKISKITTSIKDVFDVRRLRTGKPYVILSSKDSLEEAKVFIYKDNLINATVIDFKDSIIDAHTYVQPIKTVEKIVEGEIHSNLSNAMDSLHLSANLTYAVADIYAWTLDFYKLQKGDTFKLIFEEKYIKDSLFAGYGEIKSAIFNHKGQDLYAFKYMSDSIKGISEYYDENGNMLRSQFLKSPIKFQYRISSRYNLRRRIAYYGNKIRPHKGTDFAAKIGTPILATASGTVSESARRGGNGNYVKIKHNSTYSTQYLHMKKRKVKKGDYVKQGDVIGWVGMTGNTGGPHVCYRFWKHGKQVDPFKEKLPSAEPLKKSLKPQYLEFIKPLKYQLENKVLPVKEPEVIEKIAQN
- the pgi gene encoding glucose-6-phosphate isomerase, giving the protein MALKNINPTTTNAWTALTNHFNDIKNIQIKDLDKDANRKEDFSLEFDDLLVDFSKNRVTKETISLLLDLANEVDLKDAIEKQFAGDVINVTEGREVLHTALRSTSDEPVLVDGKNVKPQIQAALRKIKSFSNKVISGKWKGYTGKSITDIVNIGIGGSDLGPDMVVEALKFYKNQLTPHFVSNVDGDHVSEIMKTLNPETTLFVIVSKTFTTQETITNAETLKNWFLKSATIFDIPKHFVAVSTNLEAVDSFGIDKSNVFPMWNWVGGRFSLWSGVGLSISLSVGFDNYKELLEGAEEMDLHFKNVDFDKNIPVILALLSIWYNNFYGAETEAVLPYTQYLSKLPDYLQQATMESNGKGVDRNGEKVTYQTGTIVWGSTGTNMQHAFMQLVHQGTKLIPADFIGYKESLYGLTDHHKKLMSNYYGQMDALAFGKTKEEVHLELKFSGDEDKIAKLLPFKVFEGNRPSNAILFDKLTPRSLGKLIALYEHKIYTQGILWNIYSYDQFGVELGKEMAKKLLNKS